In the genome of Spea bombifrons isolate aSpeBom1 chromosome 11, aSpeBom1.2.pri, whole genome shotgun sequence, one region contains:
- the SMNDC1 gene encoding survival of motor neuron-related-splicing factor 30, with protein sequence MAEDLAKQLAGYKAQLQQVEAALTANGENEDLLKLKKDLQDVIELTKDLLSSQPSEAPENSDDPASFGGSHSWKVGDRCMSVWSDDGQWYEAEIEEIDEENGTAAITFSGYGNAEVTSLLNLRPAEEGRKSKEDSGSLPMSKKELIAHQREYKKKKALKKAQRIKELEQEREDQKSKWQQFNNKAYSKNKKGQVKRSIFASPESVTGKVGVGTCGIADKPMTQYQDTSKYNVRHLMPQ encoded by the exons ATGGCAGAAGATCTTGCAAAACAGCTGGCCGGCTACAAAGCCCAACTCCAGCAGGTCGAGGCGGCTCTAACGGCCAACGGCGAGAACGAGGATTTACTGAAGCTGAAAAAAGATTTACAG GATGTTATAGAATTAACTAAAGACCTTCTCTCGTCACAACCCTCCGAAGCCCCTGAGAATTCCGACGATCCGGCATCTTTTGGTGGCAGCCATTCATGGAAGGTTGGAGACAGATGCATGTCGGTCTGGAGTGACGATGGACA GTGGTACGAAGCCGAGATCGAGGAGATAGACGAAGAGAACGGAACAGCCGCCATCACTTTTAGCGGCTACGGCAACGCAGAAGTAACGTCCCTGCTTAACCTGAGACCCGCGGAGGAAGGGAGGAAGAGCAAAGAGGACAGCGGGAGTCTCCCAATGTCAAA GAAAGAACTGATCGCCCATCAgagagaatataaaaagaagaaagcaCTTAAAAAGGCTCAGAGAATAAAGGAGCTCGAACAGGAGCGGGAAGATCAGAAATCCAAGTGGCAGCAGTTTAACAACAAAGCGTATTCCAAGAACAAGAAAGGACAG GTGAAGAGAAGTATTTTCGCCTCTCCCGAGAGCGTGACCGGGAAGGTCGGAGTCGGCACGTGTGGCATTGCAGACAAACCAATGACACAATATCAAGATACTTCCAAATACAACGTCAGACACCTTATGCCCCAATAA
- the MXI1 gene encoding max-interacting protein 1, whose product MDGVHLLNIQRLLEAAEYLERRDRECEHGYASSFPSPESPDLLRLKPKRIKSKRCNSSLGNNSNRSTHNELEKNRRAHLRLCLERLKDLIPLESDNTRHTTLGLLNKAKSHIKKLEDSARRGQHQLEILEREQRFLKRRLEQLQGCPESERTRTDSIGSNNSSDRSDSEREEIEVDVESTEFSHLDVDSNSSTSISDLDDHSSLQSLGSDEGYASSSLRLAFTA is encoded by the exons ATGGATGGCGTGCATTTATTAAATATCCAGAGGCTGTTAGAGGCGGCTGAGTATTTGGAGAGAAGAGACCGAG aGTGTGAACATGGATACGCTTCATCATTCCCATCCCCCGAGAGCCCGGACCTGCTGAGACTAAAACCCAAAAGGATAAAATCCAAACGATGCAACAGCAGCCTTGGAAATAACTCCAACAG ATCAACGCACAATGAGCTGGAAAAAAATCG GAGGGCTCATCTACGGTTGTGTTTAGAACGTTTAAAAGACCTTATCCCCCTAGAATCCGACAACACCCGGCACACCACGCTAGGACTTCTGAACAAGGCCAAGTCGCACATCAAG AAACTTGAAGATTCCGCTCGCCGGGGACAACACCAGCTGGAGATCTTGGAGCGAGAGCAGAGGTTTCTTAAGAGAAGACTGGAGCAGCTCCAAGGCTGTCCGGAGTCTGAGCGGACACGAACAGATAGCATCGGATCGAACAATTCCTCCGACAGATCGGACTCCGAACGAG aggagATCGAGGTGGACGTAGAAAGCACAGAATTCTCCCACTTGGACGTGGACAGCAATAGTAGCACCAGTATCAGTGACTTGGATGACCACAGTAGCCTGCAGAGTCTGGGCTCTGACGAGGGTTACGCCAGTTCCAGCCTACGGCTTGCCTTCACAGCGTAG